The following are encoded in a window of Oscillospiraceae bacterium genomic DNA:
- a CDS encoding stage 0 sporulation family protein yields the protein MPKYAGVRFQNGGKVYHFLAGDLPVKSGDHVIVETAHGPEYGEAATDALDFEPGGNIEPTKEIVRIATDADAKQDAFNRKKEADAFKICEQKIANHKLEMKLIEVNYNFDGSKVIFFFTADGRVDFRELVKDLASTFRTRIELRQIGVRDEAKMLGGFGVCGKPFCCATFLNDFQPVSIKMAKEQGLSMNPAKISGACGRLMCCLKYEQNAYEELQRITPRVGSTVDTPEGRGTVCESSLLKGIVKVQIERSSDVLPKQFNVSEVKILRSARAQREEVPKELQDLSDN from the coding sequence ATGCCCAAATATGCAGGTGTACGCTTTCAAAACGGCGGAAAGGTCTATCACTTTCTGGCGGGCGACTTGCCGGTCAAAAGCGGCGACCATGTGATCGTCGAGACCGCGCACGGTCCCGAATACGGCGAAGCTGCCACCGACGCGCTCGATTTCGAACCCGGCGGTAATATCGAACCCACCAAGGAGATCGTACGCATCGCCACCGACGCCGACGCCAAACAGGACGCTTTCAATCGCAAAAAAGAAGCTGATGCCTTCAAAATCTGCGAGCAGAAGATCGCCAACCACAAGCTGGAGATGAAATTAATTGAGGTCAACTACAATTTCGACGGCAGCAAGGTCATCTTCTTTTTCACCGCCGACGGCAGGGTCGACTTCCGCGAACTGGTCAAAGACCTCGCCTCGACCTTCCGCACCCGCATCGAACTGCGCCAAATCGGTGTACGCGATGAAGCCAAGATGCTGGGCGGCTTCGGAGTCTGCGGCAAACCGTTCTGCTGCGCCACGTTTTTAAACGACTTCCAGCCGGTCTCAATTAAAATGGCAAAAGAACAAGGGCTCTCGATGAATCCCGCCAAAATCTCCGGCGCCTGCGGACGGTTGATGTGCTGCCTGAAATACGAGCAAAACGCCTATGAAGAACTGCAGAGAATCACGCCGCGCGTCGGCTCGACCGTCGATACCCCCGAAGGCAGGGGTACCGTCTGCGAATCCTCGCTGCTGAAAGGCATCGTAAAGGTTCAGATCGAACGCTCGTCTGACGTATTGCCCAAACAATTCAATGTCTCGGAGGTTAAAATTCTGCGTTCCGCCCGCGCCCAGCGCGAAGAAGTTCCGAAGGAACTCCAAGACCTCTCGGATAATTAA